Below is a genomic region from Catenuloplanes atrovinosus.
GGCGTGGAAGTGCGCGGTGGCGTGCTTGCCCGGTGACGAGTCGCAACAGCCCACGTGCCCACAGGTGAGGCATTCGCGGAGGTGGACCCAGTCGTGCCGGCCGTTGGCGAGGCAGTCCTGGCACCCTTCGTCGCTCTGCGGCGGCGGAACGGCGGCCTGCGCGAGGTGTTCACACTTCAACGAGACTCTCCCCGAGTGAGACGTTTTCCCGCCAAGTCTGCCCGCCGCCGCCTCCGGCCGCCATATGCCAGATCACGCATGGGTACGCTGGCCGCCATGACCGATGGACCCACCCAGGAGCAGGCCGACCGGGAGCTGTGGCTGCCGGAGAACGACGAGGGTCAGCTCTCCGCCGACGACACGCTCAGCGACCGCGGCCTCGACGACGATCTGGACGAGGGTTACAGCCCGCCGGAGCGCTACCGGGGCGCCACCGCGTTCGGCGTGACCGCGGAGGAGGCCCGGCAGGGCGAGTCGCTCGACGACCGGCTCCGCCAGGAGGTCCCGGACTCCTCCGGCGACGAGCCGAGCCGGGACGCGCTCGACGACGGCGAGGGCGAGGAGTCCGACGAGTTCTACGACGCGGCCGAGACCGGTGACCGCCGCGCCGGCCGCCTGGTCGCCCCGGACGAGGGCGCCGGCGAGGACACCGAGGACGAGTCGTGGGGCAGCGACGTCGGCATCGACGGCGGCGCGGCATCCGCCGAAGAGGCGGCTGTCCACATTGTCGACAACCCGTAGGCTCGCGGTGTGAGCGACCTCCTGCCCGAGCCGGTCGACCCCCGGCAGCTGCGCGCCTCCGACACCGACCGTGAGCGGGTGGCGGAGGTGCTGCGCGCCGCCGCCTCCGACGGGCGCATCGACCTGCACGAGCTGGACGAGCGGCTGGGCCGCGTCTATTCGGCCCGCACGTACGGCGAGCTGGAGCCGCTGACCCGCGACCTGCCGCTGGTCGTGGC
It encodes:
- a CDS encoding UBP-type zinc finger domain-containing protein codes for the protein MKCEHLAQAAVPPPQSDEGCQDCLANGRHDWVHLRECLTCGHVGCCDSSPGKHATAHFHATAHPVMKSIEPGETWRWCFVDQVGAQK
- a CDS encoding DUF5709 domain-containing protein; the protein is MTDGPTQEQADRELWLPENDEGQLSADDTLSDRGLDDDLDEGYSPPERYRGATAFGVTAEEARQGESLDDRLRQEVPDSSGDEPSRDALDDGEGEESDEFYDAAETGDRRAGRLVAPDEGAGEDTEDESWGSDVGIDGGAASAEEAAVHIVDNP